Proteins encoded in a region of the Prunus persica cultivar Lovell chromosome G4, Prunus_persica_NCBIv2, whole genome shotgun sequence genome:
- the LOC109948463 gene encoding protein FAR1-RELATED SEQUENCE 5-like: protein MTPSERMHLLRSHRHISDSTKVLTKQLGSVNIPIHQKVSIFEVQSGGMDKIGFIKKDIYNLECSVNGKLRNHDVELVTEYFMAEQKKNEAFYFKIEGDGHDRFSRCFWADATSRRAYGFYGDVVVFDTTFNTNRYDLTFAPMLGVNNHGQTIVLACAFLSKETTESFVWMFEEFKKAMPGGEPKTIITDQDAAMAIAISIAFPSTFHRLCIWHITSKFSVKLPRDAYKEYWPEFQKAIWDTDNKDEFDAKWNIVVTKAGLTDHPWLSSMFDLRESWVPAYARQFFAAGMSSSQRAEGSHGFFKQYISRRNSLMDFIIRFERALSHQREKELVADHVDAFEVAQCLLPMPMNKQMATLYTRTMFQKFEQELIQSTACFLELKTEDACKVVFNVSERKNWETRVAEVVYVKDSDHASCSCKRFEFVGIICKHILALFRRDQIEYMPDKYILKRWKKTAKCGLVSDANGNEIKDCADPGLLIKRSTMSRLASDVVEDALMSEEGCELLSETLKSLQVKLKLLKDGPSNNEVGGSSSQTQYMKDPKRVRCKGRSKGITGAKEKAMKRGIRHCRECGHIGHDRRQCPALNTPTSPSNNDESTPIHRSDPLFDDFDRMHRPTE from the exons ATGACACCCTcagaaagaatgcatttattgAGATCACACCgtcatatttcagattctaCAAAAGTACTCACAAAACAGTTGGGTTCAGTTAATATTCCCATTCATCAGAAGGTAAGTATATTCGAGGTGCAATCCGGAGGAATGGATAAAATCggttttatcaaaaaagataTCTACAATCTTGAATGTAGTGTGAATGGGAAGCTGAGGAACCACGATGTTGAACTAGTGACCGAGTATTTTATggctgaacagaaaaaaaatgaggctttttatttcaagattgaGGGAGATGGGCATGACAGGTTTAGTCGATGTTTTTGGGCAGATGCAACTTCTAGACGGGCGTATGGGTTTTATGGAGATGTTGTTGTATTCGATACCACATTCAACACGAATCGATACGACTTGACATTTGCACCAATGTTGGGAGTTAATAACCATGGTCAGACAATTGTCTTAGCATGCGCATTTTTGAGCAAGGAAACGACTGAGTcgtttgtttggatgtttgagGAGTTTAAGAAAGCCATGCCAGGTGGGGAACCTAAAACGATCATTACAGATCAAGATGCGGCAATGGCCATAGCGATTTCAATAGCCTTCCCGAGTACATTTCATCGACTTTGCATATGGCACATCACATCAAAGTTCTCTGTTAAGTTACCACGTGACGCTTATAAGGAGTATTGGCCTGAATTTCAGAAAGCCATATGGGATACTGACAATAAGGATGAGTTTGATGcaaaatggaatattgtggTTACAAAGGCTGGTTTGACTGACCATCCATGGCTAAGttcaatgtttgatttaaGGGAATCTTGGGTTCCAGCCTACGCACGACAATTTTTTGCTGCTGGAATGTCAAGCAGCCAAAGAGCGGAAGGTTctcatggttttttcaagcaataCATATCAAGGAGAAATTCGTTGATGGATTTCATAATACGATTTGAGAGGGCACTTTCTCATCAACGTGAAAAAGAGTTAGTTGCTGATCACGTAGATGCATTTGAAGTGGCTCAATGTCTTCTACCGATgccaatgaacaaacaaatggctaccttgtacacaaggacaatgtttcaaaagtttgagCAAGAACTAATACAAAGTACAGCATGTTTCCTAGAGCTCAAAACAGAGGATGCGTGTAAAGTTGTGTTCAACGTGAgcgaaaggaaaaattgggaaacaagaGTGGCAGAAGTCGTATATGTCAAAGATTCTGACCACGCATCGTGTAGCTGcaaaagatttgaatttgttggaattatttGCAAGCACATCCTAGCATTGTTCAGAAGGGACCAGATTGAATATATGCccgataaatatattttgaagaggtGGAAGAAAACTGCGAAATGTGGATTGGTGTCAGATGCAAATGGCAATGAAATTAAAGACTGTGCAGATCCTGGCCTTCTAATAAAGCGGAGTACAATGTCTCGACTTGCTTCAGATGTGGTTGAGGATGCATTAATGAGTGAAGAAGGATGTGAGCTACTGTCAGAGACTCTAAAAAGTTTGCaggtgaagttgaagttgctgAAGGATGGACCAAGTAATAACGAAGTTGGAGGGTCCAGctctcaaacacaatataTGAAAGACCCTAAGAGAGTGAGGTGCAAAGGAAGGTCGAAAGGAATAACGGgagcaaaggaaaaggcaatgaAGCGAGGGATTAGACACTGTCGGGAGTGTGGACACATTGGTCATGATAGAAGACAATGCCCAGCCTTGAACACACC GACATCACCGTCGAACAATGACGAATCAACTCCAATACATCGTAGTGACCCATTATTCGACGATTTTGACAGGATGCACAGACCAACTGAATGA